A portion of the Osmia lignaria lignaria isolate PbOS001 chromosome 15, iyOsmLign1, whole genome shotgun sequence genome contains these proteins:
- the LOC117600428 gene encoding FERRY endosomal RAB5 effector complex subunit 3, which translates to MNMPEEEYVEKTFVYKFPTCTTDQEYVLEIPLKIPYHGSIKELMHRIMSSFKLPCYVESDLLVSLEKTVKRLSLEFYDEKAEKALENAKSGALDIEEIIKSWEKIYKQKTVEYADPIGTTDEELFAAAYHRLVHSPSLEPILQAEHKFGRDVTEVIQMRDTHYEQLTQKQTEEMRVAVEALEAGSTEKSINEMAGRHFEEQSLLQGHWGSRVDALKLEQKRQYRNWIMRLLEEQQTNMPPTPVGSPMLSMPPLRPALDNFVHSEEKNMADYPILEESFTIHLGSQMKQMHNIRILTGDVLDFCRTKKSESGMDPTPQRLQTALGLYSNDLCGLVLLNDNHLGTYSGITKELSSICQLTTEFHFLPIDEQLEKIREDVKDAVAWRQARHKETNESQSKKSTTSKSLQTGDVYITRHSNLAQVHVIFHMVVNDSLRSGDINSRHPAILGLRNILKTACCNDVTTLTIPVLLVHEMTEEMTVAWCTKRAELVFKCVKGFMIEMASWGGAELKNLQFLVPKGMSEEVFGTLATMLPSIFRVSNPLVFKATSTPQTPKK; encoded by the exons ATGAATATGCCTGAAGAAGAATATGTGGAGAAAacatttgtatataaatttcCAACATGTACTACAGATCAAGAATATGTTTTGGAAATACCATTAAAAATACCATACCATGGTTCTATCAAAGAACTCATGCATCGTATAATGTCATCTTTCAAACTGCCATGCTATGTAGAATCAGATTTGCTAGTATCATTGGAAAAGACAGTCAAAAGACTGTCCTTAGAATTTTATGATGAAAAAGCGGAGAAGGCTCTTGAAAATGCAAAATCAGGAGCCTTAGATATTGAAGAGATAATCAAAAGTTGGGAAAAGATTTATAAGCAGAAGACAGTAGAATATGCTGATCCCATTGGAACAACTGATGAAGAACTATTTGCTGCTGCATATCATAGATTGGTGCATTCACCATCGTTAGAACCTATTCTTCAAGCTGAACACAAATTTGGAAGAGATGTGACTGAAGTTATTCAAATGAGAGATACACATTATGAACAGCTTACTCAAAA ACAAACGGAGGAGATGAGGGTCGCCGTGGAAGCTCTCGAGGCCGGTTCTACCGAAAAATCTATCAATGAAATGGCAGGACGACATTTCGAGGAACAAAGTTTATTGCAAGGCCACTGGGGTTCAAGAGTCGACGCTTTGAAATTGGAACAAAAAAGGCAGTATCGTAATTGGATCATGAGATTACTGGAAGAACAACAGACTAACATGCCGCCGACGCCAGT GGGTTCTCCGATGTTGTCGATGCCACCGTTACGTCCAGCCTTAGACAATTTTGTCCATAGCGAGGAGAAAAATATGGCTGATTATCCTATCCTCGAGGAGAGTTTCACCATTCATTTAGGCTCCCAAATGAAGCAAATGCATAATATACGTATACTAACCGGAGATGTATTAGATTTTTGTAGGACTAAAAAGAGCGAATCAGG AATGGATCCAACGCCTCAAAGGTTACAGACGGCTCTAGGATTATATTCCAATGATTTATGTGGTTTAGTATTATTGAACGACAATCATTTAGGAACTTATTCGGGAATAACGAAAG AATTGTCTTCGATATGCCAATTAACGACAGAATTTCATTTCCTGCCAATTGATGAACAATTGGAAAAAATTCGGGAAGATGTGAAAGATGCAGTTGCTTGGAGGCAAGCGCGTCATAAAGAAACAAACGAGTCACAA TCGAAAAAATCGACGACCAGCAAAAGTTTGCAAACCGGCGACGTTTATATTACAAGGCATTCAAATTTAGCGCAAGTTCACGTAATTTTCCATATGGTTGTGAACGATTCGTTGAGATCTG GCGATATCAATTCGAGGCACCCAGCCATTTTAGGATTGCGAAACATTTTGAAAACTGCTTGCTGCAACGATGTGACCACACTGACCATTCCTGTACTCCTGGTCCACGAAATGACGGAG GAAATGACGGTAGCTTGGTGCACAAAGAGAGCAGAGCTAGTTTTTAAATGCGTGAAAGGGTTCATGATAGAAATGGCTTCGTGGGGTGGTGCGGAATTGAAGAATCTACAATTCCTCGTACCAAAG GGGATGTCCGAAGAAGTATTTGGTACCCTAGCCACAATGTTACCAAGCATATTCCGAGTATCA
- the Aos1 gene encoding SUMO1 activating enzyme subunit 1: MVENKNKSIELTDHEAELYDRQIRLWGLESQKRLREARVLLIGLNGFGAEIAKDIILAGVKAVTFLDHRNVTAEDRCSQFLAPKESIGKNRAEASLQRAKNLNSMVNIEADTSNVDDKADTYFGNFDVVCATQCTITQLERINAACRKHKVKFFAGDVWGTLGYTFADLIVHEYAEDVVQTKKIQLSGSGEPMQKEKFENITVTEKHTDTFVPFESVLDVPKASLPKESEIYYMILILLNYREKYNKDPLPSGRGSEDFKAEADKIIKKYDLENRINNLLEGDIYAQISPVCAIVGGIMSQEIIKAVSQKGAPHNNLFIFNPDTLCGKILRLGQ, encoded by the exons ATGgttgagaataaaaataaaagtattgaaCTGACAGATCATGAGGCTGAATTATATGATAGACAAATTCGTTTATGGGGTTTAGAATCACAAAAGCG CTTACGGGAGGCTAGGGTTTTATTAATAGGCCTAAATGGTTTTGGAGCAGAAATAGCAAAAGATATTATTCTAGCAGGTGTTAAAGCAGTTACATTTTTAGATCATAGAAATGTAACAGCTGAAGATCGATGTTCTCAGTTTTTAGCACCTAAAGAATCAATTGGAAAAAAT AGAGCTGAAGCATCACTACAGAGAGCAAAAAATTTAAATAGTATGGTCAATATTGAAGCAGACACATCAAATGTTGATGATAAAGCAGATACGTATTTTGGAAACTTTGATGTTGTATGTGCAACACAATGCACAATTACTCAATTAGAAAGAATTAATGCAGCATGCAGAAAGCATAAAGTAAAGTTCTTTGCTGGAGATGTGTGGGGGACTTTGGGTTATACCTTTGCTGATTTAATAGTTCATGAATATGCAGA GGATGTAGTACAAACTAAAAAAATACAGCTCTCAGGAAGTGGTGAGCCTATGCAAAAAGAGAAATTTGAGAACATAACTGTTACAGAGAAGCACACAGATACCTTTGTGCCTTTTGAATCAGTCTTAGATGTTCCAAAGGCTTCTCTTCCTAAAGAGTCAGAGATATATTATATGATATTAA TACTGCTCAATTATCGCGAGAAATATAACAAAGATCCATTACCTAGTGGAAGAGGTTCTGAGGATTTTAAGGCAGAAGcagacaaaattattaaaaaatacgaTCTTGAGAATaggataaataatttattaga GGGTGATATATACGCGCAAATTAGTCCAGTCTGTGCTATTGTTGGAGGTATTATGAGTCAAGAGATAATTAAAGCGGTCTCGCAAAAGGGCGCTCCACACAATAATTTGTTCATCTTTAATCCAGACACATTGTGTGGAAAAATTTTGAGATTGGGTCAGTAA